GCTCCGCGGCTGCTTGCCCTCATGGATGCGCCTGGCGAGTTTCAATGTGTCGATCAGCCCGGCCGGGCGGATGCCGGGGCAGCGTAACGACAGCAGCCGCCAGTCCACGTGCACGTTGTGGCCGACGATGTACGCCCCATCCAGGCGGGCCGTCAGCTCTGGAGTGATGTGCTCCAACGAAGGAGCGGAGGCGAGAACATCGTTCGTGAGACCGGGTGAGGACCAGGGGCGGCGCGGGATGTGCCGCCCCGGGTTCACGATCGAGTGATAGGCGTCCTGTAGGTGCGTGCGCCCATCACGCAGCGGAACCGCCCCGACTTCCAGGATCGCCTCGTCGTCGCGGTCCTGGCTGCCGGTGCCCTCCAGGTCAAAGGCGACCAGGTGCGCGGCAGTCCATGGCTGGTTGTGCATGGTGCGTCTCTCCTGGTGAGTCAGTCGTCGTCGTAGCGGGCCGCGGCGGCGAGCCGGTCCCGTGCCTCGCCGAGCTGCCGCTGCTCGTCGGGGCTCAGTACGTACCCTTGCAGAGCGCGGCCATGAGCGGCGTGGACATGCGGGTGAGCGACCTCCCACACCTGGTAGCCCAGCTCGTGCTGGAGGGCGTAGCGGCGCTGCTCACCAAGGGCACTGGTCAGGACGTGCCCGTCCTCGACGAGGAACGGCGCGCCGATGTCGTAGCCGAAGGATTCCAGCGCGGCACGGAACTCCTCCTCGGTCGGCGCCTTCAGTGCTGCCCTGCACCGCCGTACCTGCTCCTCGGGGCAGATATCGCAGATCTCTGGCACGCCCAGGTGCCCGTTGTAGTCGGCGGCCTGCCACCCATAGGTGACGCCACACGACGTCTTCCGGAACAGCGGGGTGGTGATACCCGAGTCGCGCCACGCCTGCACGACCTTCGCGTCCAGCTCGCCGGGCAGGACCTTACGCCGCTGGAAGTCGTCTTCGTACGGCACCTCCACACCTAGCTCACGCAGGTAGGTGGCGTTTTCTTCCTTGTGGTAATAGCCGGTGAACACGACCGCGTCCACGTGTCGGCCGACGTCCAGCACGTCGGCCATGGTGTCGGCGTCGTCGTTCCAGCCGGGCACGATCGGCCGCCAGTACAAGATGACCTTCGTGCGCTGACGTAGGCGGGCCGCGGTGATGATGGAGTCCACCGTCGTGGTCGTCTTCGCGATCGGCTCGACCCGGGCATCTCGGATCCCGGAGTAGGTGAACAGCAGCGTCACCCGCACGTTCCTGAGCGCCTCCAGGACGTTCATGTCGGCGGGGGTGACGTGGAAGCGGGTGATGATGAGCACCAGGTTGGTGTAGCCGCGCCGGTCCAGCTCCTCCAGCACGGCGAACGTGTGCGGCTTCACACCGGGCAGCATCGGGTCGGTCGCCTTGTTGAACAGCTGCAACGGCGTGGTGTGTGGGCGGAACGCCTCGTTCCCGACGAGCATCTCCACGGCCTCGGGGGTCGTGACGAGGAGCTGGGGGATCTTCACCTCGAAGTTGCCCCAGAAGTGGCGGACGCAGTATCCGCAGTCCAGGGGGCATCCGATGATGTGGTTCAGCGACAGTCCAGACTTGCGGTTGGTGATGATCTGAGCCATGTACGGGTCGAGGCCGTCCTGCTGCTTCGCAGGCATGACGCGAAGCGTCTTCGGGCCGATGGTCGAGGTGATGAACACGGGCTCTGCGGTCATCGTCGCTCCTGTGGGCGAAGAAGGTGTTGGTGGTGGGGCCCGAACCACACCGCGAACTCCCGGGCGGCGCCGGGGGCGTCGTCGCTGGTGTGGACCAGGTTGTCGATGAACCTCCCTTCAGCGGCGGCCTTGGCGGTGGAGTCGGTGCCGTGGTGGCCGCGGATCGTGTTCGGGTCGGCCTGCGCGGGGTCGTAGTGGCCGAGCAAGGTGCGTACTCGCTGAGCGGTGTCGTCGCTGTCACCGTGGCCGAGGGCTACCGTCACGGTGGCGCCGACGTAGTTACGGCGCAGCTCGGCGCCGACGTCGAACGGGAACCGGCCGCCGATTTCGACCATGTCGGCGTAGTGGGTGAGGATCTGCTGCTCGGTGACCTTGACCTGGAGGGTGGCGGCGATCTCCACCTCGCGGCCGATCCACGTCAGGATCGGCTCGACGAGGCCGCGGCGGGTCGCGTCGGGCTTGCACAGGATCACGGTCCATCGGCCCCATCCGCCCGGCGGCGTCACGGTGTGCTCGCCGTGGTGCGGTTGCGCCACCGGCGGGTGACCAGCCACCGGTAGCCCGGATCCAGGGCGTCGAGGAGGTCGGGGGCGACGGGCTGGTCGGTGTGCTTGATCTGCCGGTGAGCCTCGAAAATCAGCAGGATCTGCTGCCAGTAGGGCGGCAGTCCTGTCTTCTCGATGCTGCCCGGGGTGTGTTGGACGGTGTTAGTCCGCAGCGCCTCCTCCTGCTCCAGCACCACACGCACCTCACCCCAGGAGGAGGCGGCGGGCATCGTCGGAGGGGCGAACCTCGGCCGCTGGTAGCTGTCCTGCTGAACCTCGACCAAGAGGCGCCGCACCGTCTTGTAGTCGGGTTCGTTGACGTGCATCGACCCGACGTGATGGGTGTAGTGGCCGACCTGCACACTCAGGAGGGCGGCGGCGAACTCCTGTAGGAAGGTGAAGGCGAAGACGTCGGACACCATCCCCATGTAGGCGTCGTTACCGCGCATGTACGACGTCAGGTGCAGCCGGTTTTCGCGCAGCAGGAACTGGGCGGCGACCGTACACGACACGTCCGGATTCGCTTCGATCTCAAGTTCGGCAGGGCGGAAGAATCCCAGCACGGCCCGTTTGCTGTCAGGGTCGCTGCGCAGCAAGTCCAGGATCCG
This region of Streptosporangium sp. NBC_01495 genomic DNA includes:
- a CDS encoding 3'-5' exonuclease; this encodes MHNQPWTAAHLVAFDLEGTGSQDRDDEAILEVGAVPLRDGRTHLQDAYHSIVNPGRHIPRRPWSSPGLTNDVLASAPSLEHITPELTARLDGAYIVGHNVHVDWRLLSLRCPGIRPAGLIDTLKLARRIHEGKQPRSLTALLDRYQLTNEVTQLVGGQPHRALWDAAGAGLLLGKLLGDLPGGGALTVVELRDVAGSSLGDGGEQSLPLF
- a CDS encoding nucleoside-diphosphate kinase, which codes for MAQPHHGEHTVTPPGGWGRWTVILCKPDATRRGLVEPILTWIGREVEIAATLQVKVTEQQILTHYADMVEIGGRFPFDVGAELRRNYVGATVTVALGHGDSDDTAQRVRTLLGHYDPAQADPNTIRGHHGTDSTAKAAAEGRFIDNLVHTSDDAPGAAREFAVWFGPHHQHLLRPQERR
- a CDS encoding thymidylate synthase is translated as MLGIATFPTFHEAYIAVLDATTNRPDHTIATRGNTSAELLNVSYRITDPRDRLPFLTRRPVNIAYNLAEALWYLSGRCDLDMIGYYAPGMANYSADGHTLTGTAYGRALFARGQDGHTQWDRILDLLRSDPDSKRAVLGFFRPAELEIEANPDVSCTVAAQFLLRENRLHLTSYMRGNDAYMGMVSDVFAFTFLQEFAAALLSVQVGHYTHHVGSMHVNEPDYKTVRRLLVEVQQDSYQRPRFAPPTMPAASSWGEVRVVLEQEEALRTNTVQHTPGSIEKTGLPPYWQQILLIFEAHRQIKHTDQPVAPDLLDALDPGYRWLVTRRWRNRTTASTP